One region of Natronobacterium texcoconense genomic DNA includes:
- a CDS encoding HAD family hydrolase yields the protein MERYDLVYRLYDEYDTETLREYQEFVDVFPAVDSRVALEHWQDATEELQDRKDEIRGDFAAGETFAEVASRADRDQAFTALDLEAKYGRAVNVLVLDVDETLRSAGGTDNEIPRETLHVLTEFHEAGVPIVICTGQTLENVKGFAIQGLGSEIVHSGNLSIVYEAGTGVFTPGHGAETKQLLYEDLDEEIRTVFDAVRSRILPEAPEELRRGCHLQGNEFNVTLKPNYETGSSNAREVIDEGLVYLIDLLADAVGSTVGTTDAPEGESVVDWTRAFYAAQDPEIRAVLEGEGAYPDLEADDVPSALASILERIDVAYYEADAAEIGSLELNKIVGVERALEVLGVDDPFALVMGDSKSDLRVMEWVDENDAGIAAAPEHSSQDTFQHVLETDELVFDRGKSVDVLRTVYALNRLVRLD from the coding sequence ATGGAACGATACGACCTCGTCTACCGGCTCTACGACGAGTACGACACCGAGACGTTACGCGAGTACCAGGAGTTCGTCGACGTCTTTCCGGCCGTCGACTCCCGGGTCGCCCTCGAGCACTGGCAAGACGCGACCGAGGAACTCCAGGACCGAAAGGACGAGATTCGGGGCGACTTCGCGGCCGGGGAGACCTTCGCGGAGGTAGCCTCGAGAGCCGACCGCGACCAGGCCTTTACCGCGCTGGATCTCGAGGCGAAGTACGGTCGGGCGGTGAACGTCCTCGTGCTCGACGTCGACGAGACGCTCCGGTCGGCGGGCGGCACGGACAACGAGATTCCCCGCGAGACGCTGCACGTACTGACGGAGTTTCACGAGGCGGGCGTCCCGATCGTCATCTGTACGGGCCAGACCCTCGAGAACGTCAAGGGCTTTGCGATCCAGGGGCTTGGAAGCGAAATCGTCCACTCCGGGAACCTCTCGATCGTCTACGAGGCCGGTACCGGCGTCTTCACGCCGGGCCACGGCGCGGAGACGAAGCAACTCCTCTACGAGGATCTGGACGAGGAGATCCGGACGGTCTTCGACGCCGTTCGCTCCCGCATCCTCCCGGAAGCCCCCGAAGAACTCCGACGGGGCTGTCACCTCCAGGGCAACGAGTTCAACGTCACCCTCAAACCGAACTACGAGACCGGCTCCTCGAACGCTCGCGAGGTCATCGACGAGGGACTGGTCTACCTGATCGATCTGCTGGCCGACGCCGTCGGATCGACGGTCGGGACCACAGACGCCCCCGAGGGTGAATCAGTCGTCGACTGGACCCGCGCGTTCTACGCCGCACAGGACCCCGAGATCAGGGCCGTCCTCGAGGGCGAAGGTGCCTATCCCGACCTCGAGGCCGACGACGTTCCGTCGGCACTCGCGTCGATTCTCGAGCGTATCGACGTCGCCTACTACGAGGCCGACGCGGCCGAGATCGGCAGCCTCGAGTTGAACAAGATCGTCGGGGTCGAGCGGGCACTCGAGGTACTGGGGGTCGACGACCCGTTCGCGCTCGTGATGGGCGACTCGAAGAGCGACCTGCGCGTGATGGAGTGGGTCGACGAGAACGACGCGGGGATCGCAGCGGCACCGGAACACTCCTCGCAGGATACGTTCCAGCACGTCCTCGAGACCGACGAACTCGTCTTCGATCGCGGCAAGAGCGTCGACGTGCTCCGGACGGTGTACGCGCTGAATCGGCTCGTTCGACTCGACTAA
- a CDS encoding transcription initiation factor IIB, which yields MTRSTRQRERTRETDETEDQEGVKACPECESDNLVKDSDRGELICEDCGLVVEEEKIDPGPEWRAFNHQERQEKSRVGAPTTQTMHDKGLTTTIDWKDKDAYGRSISSKKRSQMHRLRKWQERIRTKDAGERNLQFALSEIDRMASALGVPRSVREVASVIYRRALKEDLIRGRSIEGVATSALYAACRKEGIPRSLEEISEVSRVERKEIGRTYRYISQELGLEMRPVDPKKYVPRFCSELELSEEVQTKANEIIEKTAEEGLLSGKSPTGYAAAAIYAASLLCNEKKTQREVADVAQVTEVTIRNRYQEQIEAMGIHG from the coding sequence ATGACACGGTCCACCCGCCAGCGGGAGCGCACGCGTGAGACGGACGAGACCGAGGATCAGGAGGGGGTAAAAGCCTGTCCCGAGTGTGAATCGGACAATCTCGTGAAAGACTCCGACCGGGGTGAGCTCATCTGTGAAGACTGTGGGCTCGTCGTGGAGGAAGAAAAGATAGACCCCGGTCCTGAGTGGCGGGCGTTTAACCACCAGGAACGGCAGGAAAAGTCCCGCGTCGGCGCGCCGACGACCCAGACGATGCACGACAAGGGACTGACGACGACGATCGACTGGAAGGACAAAGACGCCTACGGTCGCTCTATCTCCTCGAAAAAGCGCAGCCAGATGCATCGGCTGCGAAAGTGGCAAGAGCGTATTCGAACGAAAGACGCCGGCGAACGAAATCTCCAGTTCGCACTGAGCGAAATCGACCGGATGGCCTCGGCACTCGGTGTCCCACGGTCGGTGCGGGAGGTTGCCTCGGTGATCTATCGCCGCGCACTCAAAGAAGACCTCATCCGCGGCCGTTCGATCGAAGGCGTCGCGACGTCGGCACTGTACGCCGCCTGTCGAAAGGAAGGTATTCCACGAAGTCTCGAAGAAATCTCGGAAGTCTCACGCGTCGAACGAAAAGAGATCGGTCGGACGTATCGATACATCTCGCAGGAACTCGGCCTCGAGATGCGACCCGTCGACCCGAAAAAGTACGTCCCGCGCTTCTGTTCTGAACTCGAACTGTCCGAAGAGGTCCAGACCAAGGCCAACGAAATCATCGAGAAGACGGCCGAGGAAGGACTGCTCTCGGGCAAGTCTCCGACCGGATACGCCGCAGCCGCGATCTACGCTGCGTCGCTGCTCTGTAACGAGAAAAAGACCCAGCGTGAGGTCGCAGACGTCGCGCAGGTTACCGAAGTGACCATCCGGAACCGGTATCAGGAACAGATCGAAGCGATGGGCATCCACGGCTAA
- the gfcR gene encoding transcriptional regulator GfcR yields MKNVDDLIESAAELADRGLSKGEIADELNVSRETASWLVERSGASPQPTSQPSQTVEGGTGPQDIHVDWSAIGRDSKRMGFVASAMANLLAKHGEDVDLTIGIEKAGAPIATLIASELETDLGTYTPAKHQWDDDDIEELGGTFSRNFAGIRDRECYIVDDTITSGTTMRETVEAIRTEGGEPLACVVLADKQGLEEIDGVPVYSLLQVISVGQDE; encoded by the coding sequence ATGAAGAACGTCGACGATCTCATCGAGAGTGCCGCCGAACTCGCAGACCGGGGGCTCTCGAAGGGCGAAATCGCGGACGAACTGAACGTCTCCCGGGAGACTGCAAGCTGGCTCGTCGAACGCAGCGGCGCGTCGCCACAGCCGACCAGCCAGCCAAGCCAGACAGTCGAAGGGGGAACCGGCCCACAGGACATCCACGTCGACTGGTCGGCGATCGGTCGGGACAGCAAACGGATGGGGTTCGTCGCGTCGGCGATGGCTAACCTGCTCGCCAAACACGGCGAGGACGTCGACCTGACGATCGGCATCGAGAAAGCCGGTGCCCCCATCGCGACGCTCATCGCGAGCGAACTCGAGACCGACCTCGGAACCTACACTCCGGCGAAACACCAGTGGGACGACGACGATATCGAGGAACTCGGCGGTACATTCAGCCGGAACTTCGCTGGCATCCGCGACCGCGAGTGTTACATTGTCGACGACACCATCACCAGCGGCACCACCATGCGAGAAACCGTCGAAGCGATTCGTACGGAAGGCGGTGAACCGCTCGCCTGCGTCGTCCTCGCCGACAAGCAGGGGCTCGAGGAGATCGACGGCGTGCCGGTTTACTCGCTGTTGCAGGTCATCAGCGTCGGACAGGACGAGTAG
- a CDS encoding helix-turn-helix domain-containing protein gives MTTVAELTLPTDEFALAETFRRLPELEVRVESVVAEGPSRTTPLVWFSGVDTADLEATLEADPTVAEHRQLLENTDDDEWLYRLRYGESVNSVCRAVYTNGGTVLGARVVDDQWTLRLLFPLREELSDAVSDIESNDVRIDVRRMVEAGGEEGLETTAALTEPQQEAIAEAYRQGYYDVPREISLEELANELDISHQALSERLRRANRVLASEQLEEAAGEMVTE, from the coding sequence ATGACGACGGTCGCCGAACTCACACTCCCAACCGACGAGTTCGCCCTCGCAGAGACGTTCCGGCGACTCCCGGAACTCGAGGTCCGCGTCGAAAGCGTCGTCGCCGAAGGACCGTCGAGGACGACGCCGCTCGTCTGGTTCTCTGGCGTCGACACGGCCGATCTCGAGGCGACCCTCGAGGCGGACCCGACCGTTGCGGAGCATCGGCAACTACTCGAAAACACCGACGACGACGAGTGGCTCTACCGACTCCGCTACGGTGAATCGGTCAACTCCGTCTGTCGGGCGGTCTATACCAACGGCGGGACGGTACTGGGAGCCAGGGTCGTCGACGACCAGTGGACGCTTCGCCTGCTGTTCCCGCTTCGGGAGGAACTGTCCGACGCCGTCTCCGATATTGAATCGAACGACGTCCGGATCGACGTCAGGCGGATGGTCGAGGCCGGAGGAGAGGAAGGCCTCGAGACGACGGCCGCGCTCACCGAACCACAGCAGGAAGCGATCGCCGAGGCCTACCGACAGGGGTACTACGACGTCCCACGCGAGATCTCGCTCGAGGAACTGGCGAACGAACTCGACATCTCACATCAGGCGCTGTCGGAACGGCTCCGGCGGGCCAACCGCGTCCTCGCGAGCGAGCAACTCGAGGAGGCAGCAGGCGAGATGGTGACCGAGTGA
- a CDS encoding DUF7108 family protein produces MSESTESSETESLPDDVVEEAERLTRLERTAVDENEAEAHAKRRDELLSDHEFTARIREDDGDDVLVLHPGEWTEDGVIRTDRIEDTSRAVEIPLEGTEDPDDWDEVDARNREIVAEVREHHGDVHGDNATALADFVGNHYAKPLESVTAEELAEFRMEYYVRNAWPSKEQRDVIDESIELIYETVGEPVPER; encoded by the coding sequence ATGAGCGAGTCGACCGAATCTTCCGAAACCGAATCCCTCCCCGACGACGTCGTCGAGGAGGCCGAACGACTCACGCGACTCGAGCGAACGGCAGTCGACGAAAACGAGGCCGAGGCACACGCGAAGCGACGCGACGAACTGTTGAGTGACCACGAGTTCACCGCTCGCATCCGTGAGGACGACGGCGACGACGTGCTGGTCCTCCATCCCGGAGAATGGACCGAGGACGGCGTTATCAGGACCGACCGGATCGAAGACACCTCGCGCGCGGTCGAGATTCCGCTCGAGGGGACGGAGGATCCGGACGACTGGGACGAGGTCGACGCCCGGAACCGCGAAATCGTCGCGGAAGTCCGCGAGCACCACGGCGACGTCCACGGGGACAACGCTACGGCGCTCGCGGATTTCGTAGGCAACCACTACGCGAAGCCACTCGAGTCGGTGACGGCCGAGGAACTCGCGGAGTTCCGGATGGAGTACTACGTACGGAACGCGTGGCCGTCGAAAGAACAGCGGGATGTGATCGACGAGTCGATCGAACTGATCTACGAAACGGTCGGTGAACCCGTTCCGGAGCGGTAG
- the rnhA gene encoding ribonuclease HI, which produces MPVIECDVEQARSRLEEAGIPVESGNTDHERWRASRGDATAVAYDDKVVIQGGAPQDLEALLREGGGRAHLYFDGGSRGNPGPAGIGWVIVTGDGIVAEGGERIGRATNNQAEYEALIAVLEAARDYGYDEVQIRGDSELIVKQVRGEYDTNNPELREKRVTVHELLSAFGEWTIEHVPREVNERADELANEALDG; this is translated from the coding sequence ATGCCGGTTATCGAGTGTGACGTCGAGCAGGCCCGTTCTCGGCTCGAAGAGGCAGGTATCCCCGTCGAATCCGGAAACACGGACCACGAACGCTGGCGTGCGAGTCGCGGCGATGCGACGGCCGTCGCCTACGACGACAAGGTCGTGATCCAGGGCGGAGCTCCGCAAGATCTCGAGGCCCTGCTTCGCGAGGGCGGCGGGCGAGCACACCTCTACTTCGACGGCGGCTCCCGCGGCAATCCCGGCCCTGCAGGTATCGGCTGGGTGATCGTCACCGGCGACGGCATCGTCGCCGAGGGCGGCGAACGCATCGGCCGCGCGACGAACAACCAGGCCGAGTACGAGGCACTGATCGCCGTTCTCGAGGCCGCGCGCGACTACGGCTACGACGAAGTCCAGATCCGCGGCGACTCCGAACTGATCGTCAAGCAGGTCCGCGGCGAGTACGACACGAACAATCCCGAACTCCGCGAGAAGCGCGTGACCGTCCACGAACTGCTCTCGGCGTTCGGCGAGTGGACGATCGAACACGTCCCCCGCGAGGTCAACGAGCGCGCGGACGAACTCGCGAACGAGGCACTCGACGGCTGA
- a CDS encoding DUF5822 domain-containing protein: MPEPVETIDPEGVDYGWVMQITFVLTILVGAPIVAMLSIPFELTTWAARAEFAVRVGAVVWLVVAIAVFAYAKRKHGRDE, from the coding sequence GTGCCAGAGCCCGTCGAAACGATCGATCCCGAGGGAGTCGACTACGGCTGGGTGATGCAGATCACCTTCGTGCTGACGATCCTCGTCGGTGCACCGATCGTCGCCATGCTGTCGATTCCCTTCGAACTCACTACCTGGGCCGCACGAGCCGAGTTCGCGGTTCGCGTCGGTGCCGTCGTCTGGCTGGTCGTCGCGATAGCGGTGTTTGCATACGCGAAACGCAAGCACGGTCGCGACGAGTAA
- a CDS encoding HAD family hydrolase, protein MSEYDAVVYDLDGTLVDLNVDWNRVAEDVLEVYETEDVEPPSENLWDLLGYADDAGVRSEVESTIASHERTGAETAPRLAHADELLERTVPVGVCSLNCEAACRIALEKHGLAEPVDVVVGRDTVSTWKPDPEPLLEAVRTLGADPEETVFVGDSERDEVTARRAGTAFEYV, encoded by the coding sequence ATGAGCGAGTACGACGCCGTCGTCTACGACCTCGACGGTACGCTGGTCGACCTGAACGTCGACTGGAACCGCGTCGCCGAGGACGTTCTCGAGGTGTACGAGACCGAAGACGTCGAACCACCGAGCGAGAATCTGTGGGACCTGCTCGGATACGCCGACGATGCCGGCGTTCGATCCGAGGTCGAATCGACGATCGCCAGCCACGAACGCACGGGTGCCGAGACTGCACCCCGGCTTGCCCACGCCGACGAATTACTCGAGCGGACGGTCCCGGTCGGCGTCTGTTCGCTCAACTGCGAGGCGGCGTGTCGGATCGCCCTCGAGAAACACGGCCTGGCCGAACCCGTCGACGTCGTCGTCGGCCGGGATACGGTCTCGACCTGGAAACCCGATCCGGAGCCGCTGCTCGAGGCAGTTCGAACGCTCGGGGCCGATCCCGAAGAGACCGTGTTCGTCGGCGATTCGGAACGCGACGAGGTGACTGCCCGGCGTGCGGGGACGGCGTTCGAGTACGTCTGA